The following are encoded together in the Phaseolus vulgaris cultivar G19833 chromosome 9, P. vulgaris v2.0, whole genome shotgun sequence genome:
- the LOC137821108 gene encoding uncharacterized protein isoform X2, with protein sequence MREEVVLSVVDPLLIASSPLQPQHGGDAGDSLIEGATHVNDVGECDTLEEQAQEQEQEQEKDLTLMVECRICQEDDTLQNLDIPCACKGTLKFAHRECVQLWCYEKGDTICEICHQPFKPGYSVTTTVIHPGDTSIDISDDWASYNFPLDLHNSRLLAIAAVEHQVPETGEDYAYAAGTGGITLWHSVGLILMALLLLRHVAPLFNADVEKALTYFYFFFLRAAAVVLPCYLMAWIIRVILHQRQRQQAPEELAFVLQADEQEIVVGSEVLENKI encoded by the exons ATGCGGGAGGAAGTGGTTTTATCTGTTGTTGATCCTCTTCTTATAGCATCTTCACCTTTGCAACCCCAGCATGGTGGTGATGCTGGAGATTCACTCATTGAGGGTGCTACTCATGTCAATGATGTTGGGGAATGTGATACTTTGGAAGAACAGGCACAGGAACAGGAACAAGAGCAAGAAAAAGACCTCACTCTAATGGTGGAGTGTCGCATTTGCCAGGAAGATGATACTCTTCAAAATTTGGACATACCCTGTGCATGCAAGGGAACCTTGAAG TTTGCTCATAGGGAATGTGTTCAGCTATGGTGTTACGAGAAGGGTGATACAATTTGTGAGATCTGCCACCAG CCATTCAAACCTGGCTATTCTGTGACAACAACTGTCATCCATCCTGGAGATACTTCAATTGATATTAG TGATGACTGGGCAAGCTATAATTTTCCTTTAGATTTGCACAATTCTCGCCTTTTGGCTATTGCAGCTGTAGAGCACCAAGTTCCGGAGACTGGTGAAGATTATGCCTATGCTGCTGGCACTGGTGGAATTACATTATGGCACTCTGTTGGTCTAATT TTAATGGCTCTTTTACTTCTGAGGCATGTTGCTCCCCTCTTCAATGCTGATGTGGAGAAAGctttaacatatttttat TTTTTCTTTCTTCGTGCGGCTGCTGTTGTCCTTCCTTGCTATCTTATGGCTTGGATAATTCGCGTAATACTGCATCAAAGGCAAAGACAA CAAGCACCTGAAGAACTTGCATTTGTGCTACAAGCAGACGAACAAG AAATTGTAGTTGGATCAGAGGTGCTGGAGAATAAGATCTGA
- the LOC137821108 gene encoding uncharacterized protein isoform X3: MREEVVLSVVDPLLIASSPLQPQHGGDAGDSLIEGATHVNDVGECDTLEEQAQEQEQEQEKDLTLMVECRICQEDDTLQNLDIPCACKGTLKFAHRECVQLWCYEKGDTICEICHQPFKPGYSVTTTVIHPGDTSIDISDDWASYNFPLDLHNSRLLAIAAVEHQVPETGEDYAYAAGTGGITLWHSVGLILMALLLLRHVAPLFNADVEKALTYFYFFFLRAAAVVLPCYLMAWIIRVILHQRQRQQAPEELAFVLQADEQVGSEVLENKI; this comes from the exons ATGCGGGAGGAAGTGGTTTTATCTGTTGTTGATCCTCTTCTTATAGCATCTTCACCTTTGCAACCCCAGCATGGTGGTGATGCTGGAGATTCACTCATTGAGGGTGCTACTCATGTCAATGATGTTGGGGAATGTGATACTTTGGAAGAACAGGCACAGGAACAGGAACAAGAGCAAGAAAAAGACCTCACTCTAATGGTGGAGTGTCGCATTTGCCAGGAAGATGATACTCTTCAAAATTTGGACATACCCTGTGCATGCAAGGGAACCTTGAAG TTTGCTCATAGGGAATGTGTTCAGCTATGGTGTTACGAGAAGGGTGATACAATTTGTGAGATCTGCCACCAG CCATTCAAACCTGGCTATTCTGTGACAACAACTGTCATCCATCCTGGAGATACTTCAATTGATATTAG TGATGACTGGGCAAGCTATAATTTTCCTTTAGATTTGCACAATTCTCGCCTTTTGGCTATTGCAGCTGTAGAGCACCAAGTTCCGGAGACTGGTGAAGATTATGCCTATGCTGCTGGCACTGGTGGAATTACATTATGGCACTCTGTTGGTCTAATT TTAATGGCTCTTTTACTTCTGAGGCATGTTGCTCCCCTCTTCAATGCTGATGTGGAGAAAGctttaacatatttttat TTTTTCTTTCTTCGTGCGGCTGCTGTTGTCCTTCCTTGCTATCTTATGGCTTGGATAATTCGCGTAATACTGCATCAAAGGCAAAGACAA CAAGCACCTGAAGAACTTGCATTTGTGCTACAAGCAGACGAACAAG TTGGATCAGAGGTGCTGGAGAATAAGATCTGA
- the LOC137821108 gene encoding uncharacterized protein isoform X4: protein MREEVVLSVVDPLLIASSPLQPQHGGDAGDSLIEGATHVNDVGECDTLEEQAQEQEQEQEKDLTLMVECRICQEDDTLQNLDIPCACKGTLKFAHRECVQLWCYEKGDTICEICHQPFKPGYSVTTTVIHPGDTSIDISDDWASYNFPLDLHNSRLLAIAAVEHQVPETGEDYAYAAGTGGITLWHSVGLILMALLLLRHVAPLFNADVEKALTYFYFFFLRAAAVVLPCYLMAWIIRVILHQSKHLKNLHLCYKQTNKKL, encoded by the exons ATGCGGGAGGAAGTGGTTTTATCTGTTGTTGATCCTCTTCTTATAGCATCTTCACCTTTGCAACCCCAGCATGGTGGTGATGCTGGAGATTCACTCATTGAGGGTGCTACTCATGTCAATGATGTTGGGGAATGTGATACTTTGGAAGAACAGGCACAGGAACAGGAACAAGAGCAAGAAAAAGACCTCACTCTAATGGTGGAGTGTCGCATTTGCCAGGAAGATGATACTCTTCAAAATTTGGACATACCCTGTGCATGCAAGGGAACCTTGAAG TTTGCTCATAGGGAATGTGTTCAGCTATGGTGTTACGAGAAGGGTGATACAATTTGTGAGATCTGCCACCAG CCATTCAAACCTGGCTATTCTGTGACAACAACTGTCATCCATCCTGGAGATACTTCAATTGATATTAG TGATGACTGGGCAAGCTATAATTTTCCTTTAGATTTGCACAATTCTCGCCTTTTGGCTATTGCAGCTGTAGAGCACCAAGTTCCGGAGACTGGTGAAGATTATGCCTATGCTGCTGGCACTGGTGGAATTACATTATGGCACTCTGTTGGTCTAATT TTAATGGCTCTTTTACTTCTGAGGCATGTTGCTCCCCTCTTCAATGCTGATGTGGAGAAAGctttaacatatttttat TTTTTCTTTCTTCGTGCGGCTGCTGTTGTCCTTCCTTGCTATCTTATGGCTTGGATAATTCGCGTAATACTGCATCAAAG CAAGCACCTGAAGAACTTGCATTTGTGCTACAAGCAGACGAACAAG AAATTGTAG
- the LOC137821108 gene encoding uncharacterized protein isoform X1 gives MREEVVLSVVDPLLIASSPLQPQHGGDAGDSLIEGATHVNDVGECDTLEEQAQEQEQEQEKDLTLMVECRICQEDDTLQNLDIPCACKGTLKFAHRECVQLWCYEKGDTICEICHQPFKPGYSVTTTVIHPGDTSIDISDDWASYNFPLDLHNSRLLAIAAVEHQVPETGEDYAYAAGTGGITLWHSVGLILMALLLLRHVAPLFNADVEKALTYFYFFFLRAAAVVLPCYLMAWIIRVILHQSKHLKNLHLCYKQTNKLDQRCWRIRSDGSVAGSPFVSFSGYNTPPTSLSQSFLCK, from the exons ATGCGGGAGGAAGTGGTTTTATCTGTTGTTGATCCTCTTCTTATAGCATCTTCACCTTTGCAACCCCAGCATGGTGGTGATGCTGGAGATTCACTCATTGAGGGTGCTACTCATGTCAATGATGTTGGGGAATGTGATACTTTGGAAGAACAGGCACAGGAACAGGAACAAGAGCAAGAAAAAGACCTCACTCTAATGGTGGAGTGTCGCATTTGCCAGGAAGATGATACTCTTCAAAATTTGGACATACCCTGTGCATGCAAGGGAACCTTGAAG TTTGCTCATAGGGAATGTGTTCAGCTATGGTGTTACGAGAAGGGTGATACAATTTGTGAGATCTGCCACCAG CCATTCAAACCTGGCTATTCTGTGACAACAACTGTCATCCATCCTGGAGATACTTCAATTGATATTAG TGATGACTGGGCAAGCTATAATTTTCCTTTAGATTTGCACAATTCTCGCCTTTTGGCTATTGCAGCTGTAGAGCACCAAGTTCCGGAGACTGGTGAAGATTATGCCTATGCTGCTGGCACTGGTGGAATTACATTATGGCACTCTGTTGGTCTAATT TTAATGGCTCTTTTACTTCTGAGGCATGTTGCTCCCCTCTTCAATGCTGATGTGGAGAAAGctttaacatatttttat TTTTTCTTTCTTCGTGCGGCTGCTGTTGTCCTTCCTTGCTATCTTATGGCTTGGATAATTCGCGTAATACTGCATCAAAG CAAGCACCTGAAGAACTTGCATTTGTGCTACAAGCAGACGAACAAG TTGGATCAGAGGTGCTGGAGAATAAGATCTGACGGCTCTGTTGCTGGTTCTCCATTTGTATCTTTCTCGGGTTATAATACCCCACCTACCTCTCTATCTCAATCTTTTTTATGTAAATAG
- the LOC137821116 gene encoding probable arabinosyltransferase ARAD1, with protein MSEKIMFHSRFIFYVMIISMFLLVMSSLFLLQFSSHSLIPRSVLELILVNNASQYFMPNMKREQIVVPPCPSGDLKFQSQKPRESDCQASDSSQKTSSVGQQMNVASHPVRPLLRVFMYDLPPEFHFGLLGWKGSLNQTWPEVDNPEGIPRYPGGLNLQHSMEYWLTLDLLSSNTAKVGHSCSAIRVQDSSQADVIFVPFFSSLSYNRHSKLHGEEKVSVNKMLQDKLVQFLMNRKEWKRSGGKDHLIIAHHPNSLLDARRKLGSAMLVLADFGRYPAQLANIKKDVIAPYRHLVGTIPRAKSASYEERTTLVYFQGAIYRKDGGAIRQELYYLLKEEKDVHFSFGSIGGNGIKQASQGMALSKFCLNIAGDTPSSNRLFDAIASHCVPVIISDEIELPFEDVLDYSEFSVFVRASDAVKKGYLLNVLRSIKRDEWNKMWEKLKEITPHFEYQYPSQPGDAVNMIWRQVSTKISSIRFNLHRKNRYQRSQLRAKTNLNSEILGR; from the exons ATGTCAGAGAAGATCATGTTTCACTCAAGGTTTATATTTTACGTGATGATCATTTCTATGTTCCTTTTGGTCATGTCATCCCTTTTCCTACTCCAGTTCAGCAGTCATTCTTTGATACCTAGATCAGTGTTAGAACTTATTCTTGTCAATAATGCGTCACAGTACTTCATGCCTAATATGAAGAGAGAGCAGATCGTAGTCCCTCCCTGCCCTTCTGGggatttaaaatttcaatcacAAAAACCCAGAGAATCCGATTGTCAAGCTTCTGATTCAAGCCAGAAAACAAGTTCTGTAGGACAACAGATGAATGTGGCATCTCACCCAGTTCGGCCTTTATTGAGAGTCTTCATGTATGATTTGCCCCCAGAATTTCACTTCGGGTTATTGGGTTGGAAGGGAAGTTTGAATCAAACATGGCCTGAGGTGGATAACCCTGAAGGTATCCCACGCTATCCAGGTGGTCTGAACTTGCAGCACAGCATGGAATACTGGCTCACCCTTGATCTTCTGTCATCAAACACTGCTAAAGTTGGTCATTCTTGCTCTGCAATTAGAGTGCAGGATTCAAGTCAAGCAGATGTAATTTTTGTGCCATTTTTCTCATCTCTGAGTTACAATCGGCATTCCAAGCTTCATGGAGAGGAGAAAGTTAGTGTTAACAAAATGTTGCAAGACAAATTGGTGCAGTTCTTAATGAACCGGAAAGAATGGAAACGATCAGGAGGGAAGGATCATCTGATTATAGCCCACCATCCTAACAGCTTGTTGGATGCAAGAAGAAAATTGGGTTCTGCTATGCTTGTGCTTGCAGATTTCGGAAGGTATCCTGCTCAACTAGCAAATATCAAGAAAGATGTAATAGCCCCCTACAGGCACCTAGTAGGTACCATACCAAGAGCTAAATCAGCTTCATATGAAGAACGTACCACACTGGTGTATTTCCAGGGAGCAATATACAGGAAAGAT GGAGGAGCCATTCGCCAAGAACTGTACTACCTCCTCAAAGAAGAGAAAGATGTGCATTTCAGTTTTGGGAGCATAGGAGGAAATGGGATCAAACAGGCAAGCCAGGGCATGGCCTTGTCAAAATTCTGCCTCAACATTGCTGGTGATACCCCGTCCTCGAATCGACTCTTTGATGCCATAGCAAGCCACTGTGTGCCTGTGATCATTAGTGATGAAATTGAGCTGCCCTTTGAAGATGTCTTGGACTACTCAGAGTTTTCAGTATTTGTGCGTGCCTCTGATGCCGTGAAGAAAGGCTACCTGCTGAATGTCCTTCGTTCAATCAAACGGGACGAGTGGAACAAGATGTGGGAAAAATTGAAGGAAATTACACCCCACTTTGAGTATCAGTATCCATCCCAACCTGGGGATGCAGTGAATATGATTTGGCGGCAAGTTTCAACAAAGATATCTTCAATAAGGTTCAATTTGCACAGAAAGAACAGATACCAGAGATCTCAGCTTCGGGCTAAGACAAACTTAAATTCCGAGATTCTGGGTCGTTAG
- the LOC137821376 gene encoding gibberellin-regulated protein 6-like has product MAISKLLCVLLLALLGLSMITTQVMANDAAYHLDRSNNGSGRNYGPGSLRSSQCPSECTRRCSQTQYHKPCMFFCQKCCRSCLCVPPGYYGNKSVCPCYNNWKTKRGGPKCP; this is encoded by the exons ATGGCCATCTCTAAGCTTCTCTGCGTTCTGCTTCTGGCTCTCCTTGGCCTCTCCATGATCACAACTCAG GTTATGGCAAACGATGCTGCTTATCACTTAGACCGA AGTAATAATGGATCCGGGAGGAATTATGGTCCTGGGAGTCTAAGGAGCTCAC AGTGCCCCTCTGAATGCACAAGAAGATGTAGCCAGACACAGTACCACAAGCCATGCATGTTCTTCTGTCAAAAATGCTGCAGAAGTTGCCTATGTGTTCCTCCTGGCTACTATGGGAACAAATCGGTGTGCCCCTGCTACAACAACTGGAAGACCAAGCGTGGAGGACCCAAATGCCCTTGA